taggcgtcatttcaaacaaatcaacttttaaactgtagcaggtcagagatgtCCGCTGAGTCTGTGAGAGAGGGACCCGTGGTAATATGCTGCTTGTTACCGcggtaagaaaaaaaacaatattgtcaCAGGCCCAGGAGTATCACATTGTAAGTTTATCTTAGTtccatcttctccttcttcttgaAGGTTGCATGGTATTTGACGGGGGAAATGTGTCAGAAATATGTCAAAAAGAACTAGAAGTAGAAAACAAGTTGTGAATTGAGTGACTGGGCAACAGAAGCCATTTAAGAGCTCTTTTCCATTTAAAAGTccttgtatttgttgttgttcttgtaaAAAGGACCTGATATTCCTGATCTGTCACAAACATGACCTTTTAACACTCAGGACACACCCTTCATGCAGGGGGTGGGTGTTCCTTTAAGGGTTATGAGGcgattaaaaatgttttgtggattACAGTGTTGTAATCTGCTCTGAGTCCATCAGGTCACTTTGTGGAGCAACAGCACTCCtataaaaggtgaaaatgtttcATACCCGACATATCAGGGTTCACTGTTGCTAAATCAAATGACCCCATCATCCCCTGTGCACATTGCTGCTGACAtatatgtgttttcaggacaACTGAAGTCCTCATACAGCACAGGTAGCAAGGCAATGTTGCAATGAAAGGTGCTGAAGAAAATCCATGCcatactttaaaatattttactcAGCTGAAGATGGACAAGCTAcaacaagacaaataaatacaacaccCCATTAAGCCAAAACCATTAAGGCCGGGGGAATAAGAACAAATCCATGTTAGAGTAGAAACATACAGATAATATATACACATCCAACTGGTGTGCAGACAATTCTTGTCTTCTGATAAGAGTAGAATCACACCCTTGATTAAATTCATGTTATGGCTCTGCATGTGgacaaatacagtatatcttGTTGTAGCTAAATAAACCGTCTCAATTCTAGAGACAGAAAGATTGGTCTCTGTGATATCACACATTTCCAGTTACCATGAGAGTATAGAACTGAAATAGTCACAGAGCGAATCCTGCGGTTTCAACAAGGTGGAGATTTGTTCCTTTttctgttgacacacacacaccagccatTAAATGTCATGCATCGGGACAATTAAAGTCAATAAGAACGTCTGCTTTAGCTGCCAGTCCTGTTACCCATGCACCTTTGACTGAGATCAGCAGCTCTGCCTACACACATTCCCTCCTCGCGCCATGTCTCAACAAGCACCGATTTGAgacataacaaacaaaaaacctACTACAGTAAAAGACAAAAGCTGCAGAGGGCTCGACTTCTTCTGGGGGCCCCTTCCTCCCGCAGAGAGTGAAAGAATCAGAGGTAACTcactgatgctgtgtgtgtgcgtgtgcgtgtgcgtgtatgaAAGAGAAAGCTCTAATGGAAACTGCAAAAGGGGCTATTCCCTgtaagaggggaggaggagctCATCAGTCCTGTTTGTCACTGTCTGACAACACACCTCTTAATTCACTGTagcataaatatttaatgatgtAGACCCACTGTGGATGCATGTCAGGGTGTTGTtggtggtgttgttgttgttgttgccctGTATGCAGTGAAATCGGTCTTCTGGCCACCTACCTGCACATATCAGCAAAGGCCTGGAAATTCagcttcttcatcttcttctcgCTGAGCCAGTAGCCGACTCTCCGGCCCTTCAGGAAGGTCTGCATCTCCACTGTTCCCCCTGGTCCTGCTCCGGAGTGAGACGGTGGCGGTTGGAGGCTCAACCTGGAACAAACACAGGACACTGTTACGTTCACGTTCGTCACAGCCAACCCAGGGGCTGCTGAGAAGACGACCACGCTCAAAGTTGACGACTCGAACAACAAACTCCCTGTGTGTCCCCTCaacattaccccccccccccctccctccctcatatTCAACACGATACATTCCCCACACGTAATAGTACAGCGAGTGAGCTCCAGCATCCGCCAACCACACACTCCGACCCTCGTTCCTGAAGCTAACCCCCAGCCGCTAACGTTAGCTGGCTAGCTGGGGAGTGACAGTCTGCAAAGCTAACCGAGGGCATGCAACTGGGAAGACGTTAAGCTAGCTCGCTGTGGCGCTAACCCAGCGTCCGCCTCACCTCCACATGCCAGACGAGTTAACCGGCCCGCGAGGGCGACTTAGCAACaacgaaaaagaaaaagatgaagcCACTGACATGAGAAGGAATTACAGCTGGCAGCTAGAGAAGCTGCGTGCGCGGAGCTAACTAACCTGGTAGTTATTTTAGCACAGTTCCCCCTCCTCGGCGTGTGTCCTCTGAGCGAAACTAGCTCCGGTGGTGGCCCATTCTCGGTCCGTGCTGCGGGGGAGGACGAGAAGTTTTCCGGGCAGGTGACAGATGACGGACGCGTTGAGTGGTTCCTGGTGTTTTCCGTCTCTGAGCTCCACTGGCGGCTCACACCCAGGATCCCGGAgactgctgctgccttcacggACCGCTCGGAAAGTACCACTCCCCCGCCGTCCAATCACAGCCCCCGTCTTGGTTTCACGTGCTGCTGCCATGACTTCCTCATCGATTCCCCACCCATTAATCGATTGATCGTTTTGTCCATGAGATGTCGAAACCTGTTTCTTGTTTCGTTTGAGCAACGCACCAAAACTCGAGTAGCCCATTTTCATTTGTAACACAAGCAGAACcagaactcttttttttattgaattgatTATATGTACCTGCTGATCAATCTCCCTAATCAATCAATTTGTCAATGAatttttaataaattctataaaatagaaaaacccagctattttttcattcattcatttttttcaaacatgtaaataaaaaaaaactgaaaatatacaaacaagtggaaaaaaaataaacagaaaaaagtattattttCAAACAGTGATGTGGGGAAAAAATCGAACGCTTAATGATTTAATCTACATATTCGCAAAGGAGTGAGaagtagaaaaaagaaaaacacagcttcATGTCTTGTTTCATTATAGCAACTTGCCAAAACTTAAATATAGGCCTATATTCAGTTACAACGCAAGACCCAGAAAGTGAGCCtttataacaaaacaaaaaaaacaacaaaaaaatgtatataaacttaaaaatatatatatatatatatatattgttatatttgatCAACATAACaaaacttaaatatatttagtaAAAACATAAGACTCATGAGGAGGCTGGAAtacgttttttttccccttggcATTTTATCTCACAAAAACTTAGATAGTAAATCTATTATATGTAGCTGCTGTTTATTTAccttaatcaatcaatcaatcactctCTAGATAAAATTTCAGATAAAGTACAATAACAACAACTATAAAGCCTATCAGTTTCTACAGTCATCAGCAGATTGACTGCTGACTagttgttcatttgttttcattgatctCTATTCAGCTGTTTGATGGGACCTGATATACTTGCTTTATTCTTTATCAGACATTATTGACAGGAAAGTTCAGCCTGGATTCACTCCTGTCAGGAAGTAGGAGTATTTATCTGAAAACtggtttgtgatttttttttttttgttaaatattaacCAACTGTCGTTTGCACAATGATCTGATTTTATATGTTGGCACGTTGTTGTTTGTATAATGAGCAGTAGTTTGCAATCCTCCAACAAATTTGGCGGGCTCCCAGAGAAACATGGCACAGGGGCGCCATCCCCTGGAAAAGCAGTGTAACATATAGTAattactttttatattattttattttatttttcaggtttACAGAAAACGTAACAGACAACATAGATATACCCCAAAATAATACACAGGCTGTTGGGATTTTCATTATATGAATATGTGTACAATGGGtgattgtaaataaatacaaatctacAAATGTAGATCCACATTTGGTTATATCAATAGGGCAGGCATTACTTTTATGAGAGGCATTCAGCCTACGTTTTTAAAAGTTTAGGAGTGTCATTATTTGTCTTGCTTTCGATTCCAAAGATGACAATGaggttttgaaaaaaaaaaccacacaaaacaataatacaCAAAAGAACAGACAGTGCTGGAGGCTTTGAGGAGGACAGACCTGCCGCTTCCAGTCCTTCTCTGCTGCATCTACCATCAGGACACGTATGTAAGGTTAGTTTGACAGGCTCTtacattttcctctttaaacTTTGATAATATAACCAGTGTGAAGTAAAACTTCtcatatatttttgtaattttctattATATCAACACAGATTAGGTTGCCAGgctgtacatgtttgtgtttatttcaactGCCTGGTAATAATGTGGTTAGACATAGTGGTAAAGGAAAATTCACGTTTAATAAGTTGTCAatgaatatattgttttatcacTGTTATAGGGGTGTTTTTCACAATCTAGTATTCTGAAGTTCTTCTTATTCGTAGCTTATACCTGATTAAGACATCATCAGTAGCCTAAATAATATATTAACCATCAGTTAGCAGCCCTCAGTTTTAACTTATAAAGTGTATATGACTAGTGCATTCATTTAAAGTGGtactcaaaataaaacaaaaatataaatccaAACAATGATTTATTCTTCTATGCTTAAGAATTAAGTATAGTACTAATAGAAGCATGTATTATGTTGTGATAAAAACatcctttatttaaacattgAATCATTGACAAacacatgtacaaaaataaaagctttgggAATcgcaaaaaaaggaaaatggcaTAAATAAAACCGTTTATGCATTGAATAGACTCGgaatacaatttaaaatcatttctaaaAAAGATCGGTGAGACCTTGAGAACTATCAATTGTTTTTTATAGCAGCTGACTTTATAATGTTAAGATAGAGGCAGGTGCAAATTGAAACTGAAATACATAAATTGCAAAAAGTATTACGGAGACAATGAGAATCGACAACCGAAAATAGAGTAAATATAGATTAAAAAAGTAAAGGAAATATAAATCTTACATTATTCCTCCTTAAATagattataaaacatttttacagttgTGTAACCTGTTTTTCCGAATCAATAAACTTCTTAAAACAATCTATAAACTCGTGCAAAATAATCCAAATGCTACATTTATAAATTCGTATTTTACGTTACACGCAAGTGAACAACAAAATAATTTACTATCATCTATTGATTGTTGATCTGTAGGTCTCTTACGTCACTTCCTCCACGTGGTCTAGGCCCAATCTCCCGCCCGGAACAATCGTTTGTCAACAccgcgctgctgctgctcacactcAGTCGTGTGCtcgtgtctttgtgtgtctctccttcaccatcttttagttttttttaaaatccagaaTGGCTGAACAAAGAGAAGAGTCCGAGCTCCACGATGCGGCCGCCagcgaggaggagctggagacagCTTTGTGTGTTCTGGCAGGAAGCGACCCAGAAAACTGCTCCTATTCCCGGGTAAGAAAAGCCTCCTCCACCGCATCTCTGCAGCCAGAGCCAGCCTCTATCTGCAGTGTTAAATATATAATGCTGTTCCACACTATAGTATTATTGTTGCTATATTGGTTTGTATTACGTATGGGACACCGATTAAACTATAATAAAATTGCATTGTTTTGCTCAATACCACTGCAGCACTTCTATTTACCATGATAGTCTCGATTTCCTTCTGTTAGagagtataaaataaaaaagttctTTATTACATGATGTTGTAAATAACGTGTTTGTCTCCACCTCCTGTGTTGACTGTTGCAGGGCTATGTGAAGAGACAGGCTGTGTTTGCCTGCAACACCTGCACCCCCAGTGCTGCAGAGCCTGCTGGGATATGTCTGGCCTGTGCCAACAAGTGCCACGATGGACACGACATCTTTGAACTGTACACCAAAAGGTATTTAGGATACACAGTTTACACCACAGCTTGCTGATTCATTGAATCTGTGGTGCGATAAGTCAATtgaaatcttttttctttttgtagaaATTTTCGCTGTGATTGCGGCAATAGCAAGTTTGGGGATTTCCAGTGTCAGCTGATGAGTGTGAGTCCACTGCTTTTATATCGAACTGAGGCTTCATCACCCAGCTTGTGTTCTTGTTTTGCACCTCATGGTTGCTGAAGTTCCTCCACTTCTTCTATTCACAGGCCAAGGACgaggaaaatgtcagaaatcaaTACAACCACAACTTCAGTGGCTTCTACTGCACGTGTGATCGGCCATACCCAGACACGGACGATCAGGTATTCCTCTTGGATTTTTCTCATGCAAATCACATCATATTAATTAAATCTACTGTttatgtttctctctgatctgtCACTATAAACATTGTTTTCCTAAAATTACTCAACAGGTCAACGATGAGATGATTCAGTGTGTTGTCTGTGAGGACTGGTTTCATAGCAGGGTAAGCACGTCTGTTTGTTTAGATAAAAAGCCTTTCACAGAATATTTGCTGAAATATATGTCATGAAAACTTTCATAcaagtgttcattttctttatttaagttctatatatttgatagaatgtgttttctatttatttatagttgttTATAATACAAGTTTATagttaaactgtgaaatatcaagcctcaattacatttctttgtcgtaAGGGTTTAATAACATCTAAGGAATcattgcttttaaatatatgtCTATATTGGCCTATATATCGGTATCAGAAATTTCTTACTCACAAATATTGGCAGCAGCATCGGCCCCTAAAAACCTGTATCATTCAGGCTCTAATTAAAGTGAAAGGGTTTCTGAGCACTTCCTTGGTTCTGATCTGCATTTGAACTCCACTTTAAGTCATCTGCTCTTCATGTGGTCACTTACAGCACCTGGGCTGCTCTGCAGTGGAACCCgaagagctgcaggagatgGTGTGTGAGGCGTGCATGAACAAGGCTCCTGTTCTATGGACGTACGCCGCTCACTTTGCAGGTAACTCATCCTCccaaaaacaaacctgtgtctCAACTTTTGACAATAATGTTCTGAAAGTCATTTTGCCACTCGTGTTTCTGCCTTCAGTGCCACCGGTGATCAGCGTCAGTcatcctgaggaggaggaggagggggaggaggaggaggtggaggtcgATGTTGAGGAAcaaggagacaaagaggaatCCAGGCAAAGTGGGGAAGAAGCAACGAGCAGTGTTGAGGACACAAAGCAGGAGGTGAGAGACAAATCTTATGAGAACGTGTGTTTCCATCTTAAAATGGAGGGTTTGTACTTTCACAAAGGAAAACGTTATTTTCTTTCCCCCATTAATGAGATAGAAAATTAAACAGTACAAATGTCTGATAAGTAAAAAGCATGTTATAACTGTTATGAAAGAACATTTAACGTAATCACTGACATTTGCAGCTTTAAACAACTGTAATTTTAGCCTCTATTAAATGAAGAGTTTCAGCAAAGGGATTTGTGAGGAAAATATTGAACCCATCTACAGCATTTTTAATCTCCTGACATTTAATGCTGGGGAGTGTAGTGACCAGTGTGTCTAGGCCCCtgcaatcattttatttttaaagcataaCTCAAaccattatttttttcatgaaatttCACAATTGTGTTAACCAGGTGGTGAAGTTGTgccttttaatatttttttgtttcattagaGAAATATTACGACTTATGGTAACTGTGATAGAACCAAATGATCTGCTCTTTGAGGTTTTGTCATATCCTCATGACTCTTGTTTGCTGTTATCATTACCTCCGTCAAGCAGGTTATGCTTTCCTTGTctatttgtcagcaggattacacaaaaaagtattatcttttcagtttctttaacattgcaagatggaTCTTTTAAAATCAGGTATTTTCCAAGGAAtcattaatggatcttgatgaaaaaaatcggCCACATTTAGGGGACCGATATCTATGAGTCTGTGCTTGGtagaatttaaagggactgctAGACCAAAGCAGAGGTATGTGGTCTACTGAGAGCCAGTCTGGTTTCCTATGAGGctactgttgtgtgtttaatgcCAGCCTGCCACTAGGTGGGGCTGGAGAGCAATGAGGGGATTATAGCTCTGACTCAGAGAGCAGGCTCCAGTTCCTGTTATCGTGCGTTCCCCTCCTCTGGGTAATTAGAGGAGAAATGACCCATGAGGCActgcttctcctgctctgcAGACGGCTTTGGCCAGGCTTCACAGGACAGCTTACTGTAAACTGGTGATTTTCATCGCCCAATCATGTCATCGTGTCAGTCGCCTTGAGACATCCCCTGGATGAGTCTGCAGTGCTGTGTGCAGCGATGTTTCACAAAGCCCAGGTGTTATCCTCTATCCCTCCTGGCAGTGTAACACAGTAACTCACCCCGTCCTCTCCTACTATTTGCATCTTAGGAAGCGGTGAACCAGGGCTCCCCGGGCAAACGGACCCACGAGCAAATGACGGGCAGCCCTGGAAAGGCCACGACCAAATCTGAGGCATGCAGgctgaagaagctgcaggacCAGGGGCGGGAGAGGCTGAGACAGGGAGCAGTGTTCTGGCCCTACAGCTGGCGCTCCGAGCTTTGCACCTGCACAAGCTGCAAGGTGGGTCCCAAATTATACGCTCAGGTTGTAAAGAGCCGCTTGCCCGTGTTTGCTCTACCAAGTTGATCCTGCTTAATGTAACAGTATCTCCGAAGCACATCagcatctttttttaatgactgttttttttgtcacacatCGGCGCACAGAGGGCTTACGTGGCCGCCGAGGTGCAGTTCCTCATGGATCAGTCCGACACCATTCTGGCCTACGAGAACAAAGGTTTGGATGAGCCGTTCGGCCAGCACCCGCTAATGGCACTGACAAGCTCGATGGACCgtgtgcagcagctggagatcATTTACGGTGAGCATGGCGAGGGCAGACGGGGCCGCGGGGAAACGTGAGGTCACATTTCCAACTAGGTGGtaatcttttaaatttaaaaggcAGAGGTGATTGATTGAGATTCAATGTGGTCACATCTTCTTCCCTCAGGTTTCAACGAGCTGACGACTTCGATCAGTGCGTTTTTACACCAGTGTGTTGCTGATGGAAAGGTGAGAAATGGACGTCTTATTGCAGATTTTTACCCGGACAGTGTTTGATTAATTGCCCACGGGCTTTGCGGTCATATTTGATGGGCACTGTTCCTTTCTGTATGCCCGACTCActccttctctgttttcatcagaCGCTCACTGTCGAAGCCGTGCATCAGTTCTTTGATGAGCTGCGTGCGAGAAAAAGACGCAGAACCAACGCAGGATACCAGTAACGAGGCGGCCGCAAAGCAGACATCATATGCCAGGTTCATACGGTGCTTTTGagtgaaagaatgaaagaatgtGTCATGTGGAAAACAACCCTTCTTTCTTTGAATACAGGGCTTTTTGCTGCAAACCACATTATCCTTAAGCTTGTACAAATAGTGCAAAGAGAACTGATTTCCAGTTCCTGTTGTAAAATGCTCATTACTAAGTAAAGATTGTACATTTTCATGTCCAGTTGTTTTGATTGATTGTGATGCCTTAACTTTGAAGCTTGTGATGAAACTTTTACTTGAAACattcattgattttaaatgtgcatctttacgaaagagatttttttttcacttttttcgctttaaaaaaacagcatgtgtgtgtgggttatGAGAGTATTTCACATGATGCTGCCATGTGCATATTTGAGAACACGTCCATTCATTTAAACTGAGCTACATACTTGTATTTGTTTACACCTGAGGTTTTAGGTAAAGAGGATTATTCTGGTGGCGACCAGTTAAGACCATAGACTGTtcatgaagatggacgacatgacagctctctgaaagtgaagccaaagcaccgTAGAGTAGAGGGCATAAACCCTGCCTCATGATAGTGGATGGGACAAAGgccaaaaatctaaatacatgcaaaataaatgttctcaaagatggtttctgtcattacctctgccaagaaggttatgttttcgtctgtttgtttatttccaggattatgcaaaaattgCTGGAGGGATTTTCAGGAAACTTTAAGGGATGTGGTAGGAGTTCTGACTCAGTTCCAGACCCATACCGCATCCCTCAaagtttactttattttcaaatgtttttttgttgatttcccagaataattcatggatcttgatgtgaaaagaaatctgatgtttaggggactgagtgtgtgcaatttggttcagatGCAACTAAAAATCCTGATATTGCTCTTCTAGTTTTAGGtagttttcacactgatgtgtgcCCAAGTGTTAATTTTACCaagatgtttggttttaattagttatttgatgcaataaagaCAGGGCGATGTTAAGGgatgttgctgctgtgtgtgaatTCATGTTCATAATAAAGAAATCACATATCACCCAAATGAGATCAAGTGAATTCCTTAATATCAAACCAGTTTATTTTGAGGATGCCCAAGTTGACCACTGTTATGCACCTTTTGAGGCGACAGTAGAAAAATAGATTCAGTGAAACTAAATGCAACTTAATATCAATctacaaacatgttttctatgATAACCATACAAGTACAATGTACCTGTTAGAATTCAAACACAAGCAGTCACACATTAAAGATGGTtcaatttccccccaaaaaaggtgCTAGATAACACTGTACACAAAACGAGCTACATGAGTTTTCAAAGAACTATTTGATGCAGGCTGGTAAGCTGGTAGAAAAGAGCTTGCATAGACATCAAAGTCACTTCTCCAATAAAAGCCCAGCCACAGGCGGGGGAAGGCACTGACTTTTCTACAGCAAAGAGCAGAACAAGGACTTTTAACCAACGGAACATTgtcctggaaaataaaacaactacCCAACATGAACATGGGGAGGAATCTGGAGTTTTGCATTTTTTCCCCATGAAGCAACCTAGAcggaaaagttatttttctgcttGGCAACTTCATTACTGCTAAGCAGGGAGCTAATATCCTCAGATCCTCTACATATTCCTGTTATTTTTAAAGTCGAGGAAAAgtggggaggaaaaaaacaaacaaaagacatcTCTACAAAACATGGGAATCCACACCACCTACGATATTGAACAGACTGCTCTAGATGCGGAACATTTAAGAACGAAATAGATTCAGAGACacaatctttttgttttataccACACATTCTTAGTGAGATTTCATGACGAAAAGACAAAAGCACACAGTGTTGTCCactacagtaaaaacacaaaccttcaAAGACCACTAAAATGTGATAGAAACCATTACAAAAATCCATCAGAACATGTGGAACTCAGTTCATTATATACAATTTCCATTGGAGATATGAGCCCGCAATCGCCAACTTTTCTTCAACGCAAGATTCCTTTTGTTCGATATTCATTTGTTCCTTTTCCCTTCAGCTAATAAAACAGGTGGCTCTTACAGTGCAACGATGCGCGTATGTGAGGTTGTGTGCCAGCTGCTGGCTGTAACAGGCTTTTATGTGTTTACTTGCAGGGTGGTGGAGCTACAGCTGCTGTGGCTCTTTAACAGTATTTCTTAACAGTATCAACGCTGACTGTGCTGCTCCACGATCTCCCATGAGGTGGTGAGACAGAGGCCTGATGTATATACATGGGTTTAGGATTTAAGGTCGAGTGAAATCCACCTCCGCCACCAGGATCTTTGCAGTGAAGGCGTCCACAGTGAGCAGAACAGTCAAATAAGCTGTTAACAGGGGTTTGCGATATAATGACATCATACTTAATTGAATAAAGAGAGCTAAAAAGGGACTATTCCAAGCACTGGTTAAGGCTTTAGATTCGATTTTTTTTCCATACTAGAGGGAGCTCTATCACACTGACCACCACTCTGTGCTAAAGACTGGTTAATCATCTCAGACTCTCTGATATGTACAAACAGACCTGACTAAAGACGGGAGTGTACAGTACTGAGATTGTCTAAACACCTGTGTGTATCAAAGTTATATCCttgcgcaaacacacacacacacacacacacacacgcactcacaaaCACCTGCTCCAGCTGCAAAACCGACCAAGTCCCCCTGCAAAGCATTT
The sequence above is drawn from the Hippoglossus hippoglossus isolate fHipHip1 chromosome 22, fHipHip1.pri, whole genome shotgun sequence genome and encodes:
- the LOC117755800 gene encoding putative E3 ubiquitin-protein ligase UBR7 gives rise to the protein MAEQREESELHDAAASEEELETALCVLAGSDPENCSYSRGYVKRQAVFACNTCTPSAAEPAGICLACANKCHDGHDIFELYTKRNFRCDCGNSKFGDFQCQLMSAKDEENVRNQYNHNFSGFYCTCDRPYPDTDDQVNDEMIQCVVCEDWFHSRHLGCSAVEPEELQEMVCEACMNKAPVLWTYAAHFAVPPVISVSHPEEEEEGEEEEVEVDVEEQGDKEESRQSGEEATSSVEDTKQEEAVNQGSPGKRTHEQMTGSPGKATTKSEACRLKKLQDQGRERLRQGAVFWPYSWRSELCTCTSCKRAYVAAEVQFLMDQSDTILAYENKGLDEPFGQHPLMALTSSMDRVQQLEIIYGFNELTTSISAFLHQCVADGKTLTVEAVHQFFDELRARKRRRTNAGYQ